In Streptomyces sp. NBC_00704, a genomic segment contains:
- a CDS encoding MBL fold metallo-hydrolase yields the protein MTVTWEEFGWERLAEGVGRVRLPGWDCTAGLVVGAGAVLMVDAGSSLAEGARLRAEAEELTGARVTHLALTHPHFDHVFGAAAFAGAEVFGAVGSDAVRGEELRADAVRNGLDETAASEAVDTLVRPRHPVCGEWTLGLGDGRQVLLANVGPAHTAHDLVVLVPGTAGSPEVVFCGDLVEESGEPQAGPDAVPGRWPAALDRLLDLGGEDAVYVPGHGATVDAAFVRAQRDALAARFGVSR from the coding sequence ATGACGGTGACTTGGGAAGAGTTCGGATGGGAGCGGCTCGCGGAGGGTGTCGGCCGGGTGCGGCTGCCGGGCTGGGACTGCACGGCGGGGCTGGTCGTCGGGGCGGGCGCGGTGCTGATGGTGGACGCCGGATCCAGCCTGGCGGAAGGGGCGCGGCTGCGCGCCGAGGCCGAGGAGCTGACGGGTGCGCGTGTGACTCATCTCGCGCTCACCCACCCCCATTTCGACCACGTGTTCGGGGCGGCGGCGTTCGCGGGCGCGGAGGTCTTCGGGGCGGTGGGCTCGGACGCCGTGCGGGGCGAGGAGCTGCGGGCGGACGCGGTGCGCAACGGCCTCGACGAGACGGCGGCGTCCGAGGCCGTCGACACCCTCGTGCGGCCCCGCCATCCGGTCTGCGGCGAGTGGACCCTCGGCCTGGGCGACGGCCGCCAGGTCCTGCTCGCCAACGTCGGTCCCGCCCACACCGCCCACGACCTGGTGGTCCTCGTCCCCGGAACCGCCGGCTCGCCGGAGGTGGTGTTCTGCGGCGACCTGGTCGAGGAGTCCGGCGAACCGCAGGCCGGGCCGGACGCCGTCCCCGGCCGCTGGCCCGCCGCCCTCGACCGCCTCCTGGACCTCGGCGGCGAGGACGCCGTGTACGTGCCCGGCCACGGGGCGACGGTGGACGCCGCGTTCGTACGGGCCCAACGCGACGCCCTCGCGGCCCGTTTCGGCGTGTCGCGCTGA